The Dunckerocampus dactyliophorus isolate RoL2022-P2 chromosome 13, RoL_Ddac_1.1, whole genome shotgun sequence genome window below encodes:
- the LOC129192718 gene encoding T cell receptor alpha chain MC.7.G5-like has product MKRTLVCVLMAAWSLGSGDQTVNQPVGDMHAMKGDPVTLDCSYESSGSNDYIFWYKQNGQAAPEFILSRFKIGQGKTERRFENRFSCSINATAHRAPLVIQDVQLNDSAVYYCALQPTIGTSKLLFGSGTRLTVEDQEDWEPSFYKLDKLEGNVTACLATGFSRQNAMETAGKGDVFQGSHAVRILGDSLYNQVTLLSAEHADSCEKAGDSGPGWCQGALAPDEKVNLVSLTVLVLRLVFAKTLAINGVMTLRLWLAVPQ; this is encoded by the exons ATGAAGCGTACGCTGGTGTGTGTGCTGATGGCTGCCTGGAGCCTCG GTAGTGGCGATCAGACAGTCAACCAGCCAGTGGGGGACATGCACGCGATGAAGGGCGACCCTGTGACGCTGGACTGCAGCTATGAAAGCTCTGGAAGTAACGACTACATCTTCTGGTACAAACAGAACGGCCAGGCGGCACCCGAGTTCATCTTGAGTCGCTTCAAGATCGGTCAGGGAAAGACGGAGAGACGCTTTGAGAACAGATTCAGTTGCAGCATCAACGCCACCGCCCACCGAGCTCCTCTGGTGATCCAAGACGTGCAGCTGAACGACTCTGCCGTCTACTACTGCGCCCTGCAGCCCACAAT TGGAACCAGCAAATTACTTTTTGGAAGCGGAACCAGACTGACTGTGGAAGACC aggAGGACTGGGAGCCATCGTTCTACAAATTGGACAAATTGGAGGGTAACGTGACGGCTTGCCTCGCCACTGGCTTTAGCAGACAAAACGCCATGGAGACGGCAGGAAAAGGAGACGTGTTCCAGGGATCGCATGCTGTGCGGATATTGGGTGACTCGCTGTACAATCAGGTGACACTGCTCTCGGCCGAGCACGCCGACTCATGTGAGAAAG CAGGTGACAGTGGACCGGGGTGGTGCCAGGGCGCCTTGGCGCCAG ACGAGAAGGTCAACCTGGTCTCTCTCACAGTCCTCGTCCTCCGTCTTGTCTTCGCCAAGACGCTCGCCATCAACGGCGTCATGACGCTGCGCCTGTGGCTCGCTGTACCCCAGTAG